TAAAATTTCTCATGTCAttctgctgaacacacacacacacaccacacacacacacacacacacacacacacacacacacacacacacacagagagagagagagagagagagagagagagagaatggttacGAACCCTACAGGACCACTATGAAAAACGGTTAATGGCTGGTGGTTTTAATACCCATTCCCCATACTGGGACACATACTGTAAAATGACCATCAACAATCGCTTTGTTGAAAATACAGTGGGTTTATCTTTCTTATTCCGTCATTGATCTCAGTGGTGTTTGCATAGAAAATTTTGACAGCTTATACACTAAATTCATGGAAACATTTTGTCTGCTGCTGACACATCTGTTCCTGTATCTAGTATATGTAGTTCAGTAACAATCAGACAAACATTCCGGCAAATGTTTGGAGGAGTGAATAATACAAATCAGGCAAAAAAGCTAAAAACCTAGCATTTAGAGTGTATTACAAAGACCAAGATTCGTTTCATTTCAGCCAATTGGTATTACAAAGAATTTTATTAGCAATTGTTTGCTTATGACTAAACCGTGAGGAAAGCTCAGAAATAAAATGTTTCTTCCATATTTGCTTCAAccattgttgtttgtgtctttttcctGTATTTGGTCCAATATCAGTCACATATGGTACGATTTCAGATCCAGTATTTGGATATTGGACCAGTTGATGAATTaaaatttttcttcttcacatgcTGAAATATAATTTTCGCAAATGACGTCTCTGGCATCCATAGTCTGGTGCTTTGGCTGTCAATCACCATTGAAATAGGAATGGTGTGTTGATTTGGATGCATGGTAAACTACTTTGTTCTTAGGGAATTAAGTATCCAGGTCTTtaacaccccacccatccaccccacccccaccccctcctccccctctctgtctctctctcatgaaaatgACCCATTGGTTTTGTGGTGACCCGGTCAATTGACCAATACTTGGTGTCctgaaccaaaccaaacctcAGCAAAGATCTCATTTAAATAGTTTGAACAGTTTTTCTATAGATGTCCAAGCATCCAGTGGatactgtttgggtttttttttatgggtaTAGGAACACACATGTCAGGTTGTAtgcagtttttattgtttgtgtatttgttgaaATGAATTGTTCTGTGGCAGGTCGCACGCTGAAGAGACGGGGAGGTGATCAGATAGGAGGTAGTCTTGAAGAGACAGCTGCtgaggtgtgtatgtttgtgtgtgtgtgtgttgtctgtgtgtgtggtgtgaaagtgtgtatgtttgtaagtgAGTCAGGGTATATGATATGTTAAAGATCTTGGGGGTCCCAAGGACTATTTTATATCTTGGGGGTCCCAAGGACTATTTTACCACAGTACTGCACAAGGGAGTCCTATACCACTTCAGAGGCTCACTACATTGCTGCCACACAATGTAGTTAAATCTGCATTGCTACATGCATAAAAAGGCAGCCATAACTTACACTCATAATCGTCAAGGTTTCTGGGCCAAGAAGTGGTGAAGCGAAAGAATTTGTATTTACAGCAGATGTTCTTTCCATCAGACTGAGCTGCCATTCTCAGTTTTCACTCTTTCCATGCCTTCATTCTAGAAATGTTCTAGAACACCGCAAGGGCCTGCTTGTTTTATGTGTAGCATACCCTCTCCATTATCAAAATAGCAGGGACacagtgtgtatttatgtgttatCAGGAGCCTTGGTGAGTGAACAAATTATCATTGCATGTATATTTGCTCAGTCGATCAGAAGCCCTGTTaagaggaggaaagtggcagaatggttaagacgctcagctgccaatacagagagttcaTAAGGGTGTGGGTTTggatcccactctcgccctttctccaaagtttgactggaaaactgagtgtctagtctttcagatgagacaataaacctaggtctcatgtgcagcacacacttggcgcgctggaaaagaacccgtggcaacgagagtgttgccctctgacaaaattatgtaaaaagaaatccactctgataggtacacaaatatataagcaatgcactcaaggcctgacaagcacgttgggttatgctgctgtcaggcatctgccttgcagatgtggtgtagcgtatatggatttgtctgaacgcagtgacgcctgcttgagaaacggaaactgaaacagagaataAGTTATCTCCTTACTTGAATATGCTCAGTCGGTCTGATTTGTTGTGGAGCCAGTTTGCCCAACACACAGCTGCGTGACGCAGGTggcagggaaaggaggaaagTGCATTCCCCTGCAGTGTGACCACAGCAAAGACGAAGACGTCCAGCGACTGTTTGATCAGGTCGCCCGTGAGCAGGACGGACAGCTGGACGTTCTGGTGAACAATGCGTACAGTGGGGTGCAGGTCAGTTACCACACTCCTGTTACATCATGGTAATAGTggtaataatcataatagtagtaatgataataatagctggacatttatcagcgccttcctcattgcacaaagcgctttacaatccacacacaaacgcatacgaaacacacccaGTCcacaactcacaatcatgcacaataaacatatacacGCGCTTACAAACTCatacgtacaatacaaacatacatacatacatacatagatacacacataaattCGATGCACAACAATACagtgttacaaatatacctacacaatcaataataatgatcataagaataataatgataatggtaatgacagTGCATGTATAGACAGCTTTCTAACCTCTCAAAACGCTTGACAAGGACTTGTCAGTCAGTCAAAGCACACGaggacatgcatacaaacatgcgcgcacacacgcacacacacacgtatgcatacacgCATGCGTGGAAGAAATAGTTGTGGATCAGCAGATTACAAAATTGATAACATAgataatagaacacacacacacacacaaacacacatgcacacgcacacacacacacacacacacacacacacatatatgcatgcatgcatgcgtggaaAAATTAGTTGTGGATCAGCAGATTACAAAATTGATAACATAAATAATAGAATGGAGTGCTTTGATTATGTAGAGACTGCTCGCAAGAGACTGACTTTAGACTGAATTAGGAGGATATGAGTGATGGACTGAAAAATGCAGTTTttcagtgaattccaggtttgcaCAGCTGATGTATTTCCATGGCTACTAACCGAAAACAATATTAGGCAAGCGATGTATGGCTGTGTGTTTTCGAGTTATAAggtgtaataataattataactatGATAACGCTAGTGATAAATCTGACGGGGGTGTATGATGACCAGTCAGACTGCATATCACACGACACTGGTAGTGTCAGTGTTTGGGAAATTCTTTTTCCACTAATAGATGTGACATGTGAATGTTGCAGGCAATAGCTGATTCCTTCAAGACACCATTCTGGGAACAAGATATTGGAATCTGGGATGAAATCAACAATGTTGGGTTAAGGTGTGTGGAGTGAGGCTTCACATGCATATTTTCACAAACAAAATGTGTGTCCAGTGATTGTTTTCCCTTTCCATAAAatgaatgcgtgcatgtgttgtatctgtgtgcgcattgtgtgttgtgtgtatatgagtgtgcgaAAGAGCTTTGTTCCAAAACCGTCACCCTtatcacacatacataacacatgcatgtgcacacatacgcatgcataccAATAATTGTGACCTTCCCATGAAATATCAACAGCTACAAGCAATGTAATctgccttttgtgtgtatatgtgcatgcgtcCTTTCTCTAATGACTAATGTCATTtctaaagaataaatgaaaatgatCCATAAACCTGTATGTAGATTTATTTCTTAATCCGTGTAACAAAGCCACCTGCCAtgcatgatttttctttttcaatcaagTCAGTAATATACAATACTGAATAGGAATatgccaccaaaaaaaaaaaaaaaagaaagaacaaaagaagaaaagaaacctcATGTCTACAGCTGACCAACCCAGTATAACATGCAGGGAAAGCCcctatctctcattctcatttCCAGTTTCTGGTATTGCAGTGTTGCTTTGTTCACCATTTAAACCCCTTGGCCCTTTAACATGACGGGGTGTGACAGAGAGCCGTGGGAAAGGACACATACCACAGTGAAAGCACAATGGGTGATGGTCCAGTTTAGCATTAATTTGTCAGTGCATGTGAAGCActtattccccccctccccaccccccacccccaccccaaaaaaatgtAGACGTTTTTTTGTTGACTGGTTCTCATGTATAGATTTTGGGGTAATGCAGATCCAGTATAACCTGTCTTCCTATGAAGCAGGGATTACTTCTGGTGTTCTGTGATCTATTGATTTTAGGGTAGCATATGTGGTATGACCTATCTTCCTGTGAGCAGGAATCGACATGGGTGCTCTGTGATCTATACATTTTAGgatagcagatgtggtttaaccctttgagccctgaccactgctttaccggtggtggggaggggtggcataatgcctggccaccggttgagcggtgcgtgaacacttgtgtcgtgttttgctattggttgacttatattgaagagccaatcagaaaaaccgtaatattctgacgtcagcgaacgtagtaccaacattgccgcaccttttcactgtgttttgtgcatgtgctttggataaaaaagatcgatttctaccatgaagcgtgcagagtctcaacgtgacacgcctcctttgatcaactgattctgcatgctcagattcattttcaacatcactatctgtagcaaaatcatccgattcgaattccacctcactatcagagtaatcattgtcatactctacttctgataaatcatcaagcatatcagttacttgctgcgttgtgtacagttgttttctcgcacgttttgtccctgatttctgcactgacgggccaggttgagacttaacacgcttcaagtgtttacgcaccactcaaccggtggctgggcattatgtcatttttctctgccaccggtaaagcggtggtcagggctaaaagggtttaataccaattatttgcaaattttggctcaggagctcaggcagaagggttaaaattgctcaggaacttggggctcaaagggttaacttgTCTTCCTGCGAGCAGGAATCGATATGGGTGTTATGTGATCTGTAGATTTTAGggtagcagatgtggtttaacctgtcttcctgtgtgtaagAATCATTATGTGTGTTCTGTGATGTATAGATTTTAGGGTAGGCACATGTGGTATTAATAATGTATAACCTGTCTTCATGCGAGCAGGAATTACTATGGGTACTCTGTGATCTATAGAATTTAGGGTGGGCAGATGTATTACATATAACCTGTCTTCGTGTGAGCATGAATCACTATGGGTGCTCTGTGATCTATAGATTTTAGGGTAGGCAGATGTGGTACTAATAATGTATAACCTGTCTTCATGTGAACAGGAATCACTTTTGGAGCTATGTGATCTGTAAAATTTAGGGTGGGCAGATGGTACATTACGTAtaacctgtctccctgtgtgtaggAATCACTACCGGTGCTCTGTGCTTGCGTCCAAGCTGATGGTGCCACGGAAACAAGGACTGATCGTCAACGTGTCGTCAGTCGGAGGACTGTCCTACCTCTTCAATGTCGCCTATGGCGTTGGGAAAGAAGCGGTAAGGTGACATGTCGTTTCTGGACTtgtttgtgaggggagggaggcatgGTGGGGAGAAACGCTCTTGTGTAGTAGACACGTACGTTCatgtgtccaacacacacacacgcaaacacactcaaacatgcacacatgcagagcGCACATGTAAACATGAGTATGTGCATGCATCACGCAAGCACACCCACCCAAGCTCAAACGTGTACGTGAATATGCatgtgtacgcgcacacacacacacacacacacacacacacaaatttgtctGACCCTAGGCAATATCAAAACTTTTGAGTATGTTTTTGCATGTCTAAGCTAGGGCTGGTAACAAAAAGCTATTTTTTCATGCTGTTACAGTATTgatgatttgattttgttttggtcTCCTGGTCATTGACAGTTCAGAGATTGAACCCAAAGCCgcaacgtttctttttttttttctttttctttttctttttaaagagaaAGCTACTCCTGCTTGTGAGTGGTGGAATCATTAGATAGTTTTCTGTTTATGAATGTGGTTaacgttttttgactcacttgtgtaaacaaagtgagtctatgttttaacccagtgttcggttgtctgtgtgtgtgtgtgtctgtgtgtccatggtaaactttaacattgacattttctctgcaaatactttgtcagttgacaccaaattaggcataaaaataggaaaaattcacttctttccagtcatcttgtttaaaacaatattgcacctctgggatgggcacaaaaaaataaaatatgaagcctaattatatgcaaactgcatttactgttatatttatatttttctgtattctctaaacttgacactttgacctcttattctgacacaacaacaagaggagtcattattatcattttttgttcaaacaggaatttcttttgctaagcatggaatttttatttattttgcaaacgttttggtgcagatagtaaaaaagggaaattactctgtaattaatgctaggggacttaatttatcacaagtgagtcttgaaggccttgcctctcttgttcatgttTAGTTATCtccttttctctttgtgtctgtgggcTGCAGCTCTCGCCTTCACTCGTATttttgagtgggcttttacatgtatggctgtTCTTACCCCGCACTTCAgacagccatgctctgttttcaggggATGTTCATGTTGGGCATGTTcaagtttccataacccaccaactcTGATATGACTTACTGGAACTTCAGCATGTGTTATTTTTCATTCCACATGTTATACACACTTAGGGGCACTagtaagtctgcacatatgttgatctgggaaactggaaaaaaaaaaaagcatgtgtatacgcatgaatagggttcaagcactagcaggtatgctgaactgggagatcagaaaacatCTGTACCCTAAATTCAACAAACACTGCCAGGATTTGAAGTaacaaagggtttttttttgtgtgtgtgtgttgttgttgttttttttgggtttttttgtttttttaaattacagtGCGACCGCATGGCGGCAGATTGTGCCAAGGAACTGAAGAAACACGAGGTGGCATTCGTTAGCCTGTGGCCAGGACTGGTTACGACAGAGATGATCACAAGCCTAGTCAAGGAGGACCAATTCAAAGTGAATATCctgtaacacgtgtgtgtgtgggtgtgggtgtgtgtgggtgtgtgtgtgtgtgtgtgtgtgtttgaaaatcatACAGGAGAAATTGATGGTGAACATCCTGTAACATGTGGGTAATTGTGTGAGAGAATTATATAAGGAGAAATATGTGGTGAATatcctgcattgtgtgtgtgtgtattggtgtgtgtgggtgtttgaaaATCATACAGGAGAAATTGATGGTGAACATCCTGTAACATGTGGGTAATTGTGTGAGAGAATTATATAAAGAGAAATATGTGGTGAATATCctgaaatgtgtatgtgtgtgggggggaatttGACAAAGAGAAACTTATGGTGAATAtcttgtaacgtgtgtgtgtgtgtgtgcatgtgtgtgaaaattatacAAGGAGAAATATATGGTGAatattgtgtaatgtgtgtgtgtgtgtgtgaaaattaaacAAGAAGAAATTTTATGGAGAATATCGTGtaatgtttgcgtgtgtctgaaAATTATACCAGGAGAAATTTATAGTGaatatattgtgtttgtttgtgtgcgtgtgtgtgtgaaaatcatacAAGAAGAAATTTATAGTGAAAATCCTgaatgtatgcatttgtgtgaaaATCATACAAGGAGAAATTTTTGGTGAATTTTCCTGTAACATCAGTGCATGTGTGAAAATTATATAAAGAGAAATTTATGGTGAATATCCTGtaatgcatatgcgtgtgtgtgaaaattgtacAAAGAAAAATTTAAGGTGACTATCCTAtatatgtgggtatgtgtgtatgaaaatattacaaggaaaacaaatgcattgtgcgtgtgtgtgtgtgtgtgtgtgtgtgtatgtgtgagagagagaaaatgatatcAGAACAAATTTATGGGGAATATtctgaaaatgtgtgtttgtgtgtatgaatattATACAAGAACAAACATATGGTAAATATCCTacaatgtgtggttgtgtgtgtgtgtgcacatgtgtgtgtgtgtgtgtgtgtgtgtgtgtgtgaaaagtatttaacccctaggctgcctgcatgacgagataactcgtcatcgaaatattctgacttttccctgctttgcattcagttcgttgacaaaaatgctggtagctttagcttggggaatctttctggattctattcatagctagaaacaccatctgcgtcataaggcagtcctttatttgaacgttttggttgggttactggccgcagtctttgcctggctcctcttctcgctcgctcaacaaaatgtcggactgacgccgtgctcaagacacgctatcgtgacgaactaaatcaaccaagattactttctttagctaatgctcagaaagaattggagcataaattcgaaggagaagacagtggtgaacatttataggacgatttgatagaaaataaagggagcaatcaagagagtggccaagatacaactatcagtgagtgatgcaggctgttcaactctagcagacgaatttttagcagggcaccgtatgagctattttcttggcactcagccaacgcggtctgatgacgtgacggtgtgagaggggtgaagaggaggggggtggagactgagggggcgtggcctcacattcatattatcacttgcagaagtcacaatgcatctatttctttttcagttttttttatattgtggttgttctagtatgattttgtgtgtgcagatatccatttgtccagaaaatgatatttttgtgcaaattaccagactaatgtttgtaatgaacaagttgaaaatgtgacaaaaaacaaaacactgatttcaaaacaacagcatgtcacttaaaatgcataaaatgggaaaacatcatgtgttttgtattctttattcatttccctttcagaaaatatatacttttatgggtctttctccaataacaaagagcacagaattttttgaaaatttatacccgttttttgtgaaaaaaccctggcaaatagatttcacttaaatcttattttcctggcagcgaaagggttaagaacaTGTTTATGGTGACCAACctttgatatgtgtgtatgtgagttacAAACGACTGGAAACTTTTCAGGTAAGCCTGTTTTCAAACATTCCTACATGGTGTCAGCAAATGCATGAGTAGGGTTACTTCCATGCAGATTTTGGTGGTGACATTTTAacttctgtttgtttggttttgttttgtttttcttcccttttagTGACCCTCTGGACCCAAACCACATCTTGTCAGTATTCCAAAAATGTCCCACCCATCTTAATGTCTGTTCTGCATTGTATGGTACAGTTATACGTCCGTCCATTTCCTGAAAGGGACCTACTTTTCTGTTTTGTAGAATGTTCCAGACAGTGGTACTTCTGAGGCTCTGTTGGGGTTAAGAGATTGATTCCAGAATGGCTCAGTGTTTACATTAACTTTGGGGCTctattgggtgtgtgtggaaaaactGGTTCCAAAATGGCTCAATGTTTACAGTATCTTGGGGAGCTCTGTTTGGGTTGGGGAAACTGATTCTGAAATGGGTCCATGTTTACAGTATCTTGAGGGCTCAGTTTAGGGGTGGAAAAACTGGTTCCAAAATGGTTTCCATGACTGTTATGTAATAAGGCTTTGGCTCATGTTTCTAGGTCTGTTAGATAATAAGGCTTTGGATTTTGTTTCAAGGACTGTTAGAAAATAGGGCTTTGTGTTATGTTTCCAGGACTGTTAGATAAGAGGGCTTTGGTTTATGTTTCCAGGACTGGCTTTGGTTTATGTTTCCAGGACTGTTAGATAATAGGGCTTTGAATAAGGTTTCAGGGACTGATAGATACCGGTAATAAGGCATTGGAGCATGTTTCAGGGACTGATAGATAATAAGGCACTGGAACATGTTTCAGGGACTGATAGATAATAGGGCTTTGAATAAGGTTTCAGGGACTGATAGATAATAAGGCACTGGAACATGTTTCAGGGACTGATAGATAATAGGGCTTTGAATAAGGTTTCAGGGACTGATAGATAATAAGGCACTGGAACATGTTTCAGGGACTGATAGATAATAGGGCTTTGAATAAGGTTTCAGGGACTGATAGATAATAAGGCACTGGAACATGTTTCAGGGACTGTTGGATTATGTTTCCGGTACTGTTTTTGATAAGGCACTGGAACATGTTTCAGGGACTGATAGGTAATAAGGCATTGGAGCATGTTTCAGGGACTGATAGATAATAAGGCATTGGAGCATGTTTCAGGGACTGATAGATAATAAGGCACTGGAACATGTTTCAGGGACTGATAGATAATAAGGCACTGGAGCATGTTTCAGGGACTGATAGATAATAAGGCACTGGAACATGTTTCAGGGACTGTTGGATTATGTTTCCGGTACTGTTTTTGATAAGGCACTGGAACATGTTTCAGGGACTGTTGGATTATGTTTCCGGTACTGTTTTTGATAAGGCACTGGAACATGTTTCAGGGACTGATAGATAATAAGGCACTGGAACATGTTTCAGGGACTGATAAATAATAAGGCACTGGAACATGTTTCAGGGACTGATAGATAATAAGGCACTGGAGCATGTTTCAGGGACTGATAAATAATAAGGCACTGGAACATGTTTCAGGGACTGATAAATAATAAGGCACTGGAACATGTTTCAGGGACTGATAGGTAATAAGGCACTGGAGCATGTTTCAGGGACTGATAGATAATAAGGCACTGGAACATGTTTCAGGGACTGATAAATAATAAGGCACTGGAACATGTTTCAGGGACTGATAGGTAATAAGGCATTGGAGCATGTTTCAGGAACTGATAGATAATAAGGCACTGGAACATGTTTCAGGGACTGATAGATAATAAGGCATTGGAGCGTGTTTCAGGGACTGATAGATAATAAGGCATTGGAGCATGTTTCAGGGACTGTTGGATTATGTTTCCGGTACTGTTTTTGATAAGGCATTGGAATATGTTTCCAAGTCTGTTAGATGATATGGCTTTAGTTTATGTTACCACGTCTGTTAGATGATAAGGCTTTGGATTATGTTGCCATGA
The sequence above is drawn from the Babylonia areolata isolate BAREFJ2019XMU chromosome 26, ASM4173473v1, whole genome shotgun sequence genome and encodes:
- the LOC143300200 gene encoding dehydrogenase/reductase SDR family member 1-like, with the protein product MASVKPLAGKVCIVTGATRGIGKGIALQLGAAGATVYITGRTLKRRGGDQIGGSLEETAAEVAGKGGKCIPLQCDHSKDEDVQRLFDQVAREQDGQLDVLVNNAYSGVQAIADSFKTPFWEQDIGIWDEINNVGLRNHYRCSVLASKLMVPRKQGLIVNVSSVGGLSYLFNVAYGVGKEACDRMAADCAKELKKHEVAFVSLWPGLVTTEMITSLVKEDQFKGVKFGDLDSAESPEYAGLAVAHLAADPAVMKKTGRVLITGDLGAEYGFVDVDGTRRYSMRELGFILSYMTGNTIFLSIIPSFFKIPCWILSLSGSKF